A genomic segment from Nicotiana sylvestris chromosome 1, ASM39365v2, whole genome shotgun sequence encodes:
- the LOC104249060 gene encoding protein NRT1/ PTR FAMILY 4.3-like — MNKQMEMERGREKGDNNICEAETNSVDWRGRPSNSIKHGGMKAAAFVLGLQGFEIMGIAAVGNNLITYVINEMHFSLSESANIVTNFIGTIFILSLLGGYLSDSYLGSFWTLLIFAFVELSGFILLSVQAHLPQLKPPKCNNMLSTDNGDQLCEEAKGLKALIFFVALYLVALGSGCVKPNMISHGADQFNHQKQSKQLSRYFNAAYFAFSMGELIALTLLVWVQTHSGMDVGFGVSAAAMALGLITLVAGTLFYRNKPPQGSIFTPIAQVLVAAFLNRKHISPSDARMLHGTHTIKNVNPTLSHDNMGILLHTSRFRFLDKACIKVQDGNNTKEISRWRLCTITQVEQVKILISVIPIFACTIIFNTILAQLQTFSVQQGSAMNTKLTKNFHIPPASLQSIPYILLIFIVPLYDTFFVPFARKFTGHDSGITPLQRIGLGLFIATFSMVSAALMENKRRISAVNENKTISIFWITPQFLIFGLSEMFTAVGLIEFFYKQSLKGMQSFLTAITYCSYSFGFYLSSVLVSLVNKITSNSSHGGWLSDNNLNKDRLDLFYWLLAVLSFLNFFNYLFWATWYSKNQTTSATIQQDFNSKVVGDDSIA, encoded by the exons ATGAACAAACAAATGGAGATGGAGAGAGGCAGAGAAAAAGGAGATAACAACATTTGTGAAGCTGAGACTAATAGTGTTGATTGGAGAGGAAGACCTTCAAACTCCATTAAACATGGAGGAATGAAAGCTGCTGCTTTTGTTCTTG GGTTGCAAGGATTTGAGATAATGGGAATAGCAGCAGTAGGGAACAACCTGATAACATATGTGATAAATGAGATGCACTTTTCATTGTCAGAATCAGCAAATATAGTGACCAACTTTATAGGGACCATCTTTATCCTCTCCCTACTTGGAGGCTATCTCTCTGACTCTTATCTTGGCTCCTTTTGGACCCTCCTCATCTTCGCCTTTGTCGAACTTTCG GGTTTCATATTACTGTCAGTACAAGCTCATCTTCCACAGCTAAAACCACCAAAATGCAACAACATGCTAAGTACTGATAATGGAGACCAATTATGCGAGGAAGCAAAGGGTCTCAAAGCCTTAATATTCTTCGTGGCATTGTATTTGGTGGCATTAGGGAGTGGTTGTGTGAAACCAAATATGATATCTCATGGTGCTGACCAATTTAATCATCAAAAGCAGTCAAAGCAATTATCGAGATATTTCAATGCTGCTTATTTTGCATTCTCAATGGGTGAACTCATTGCTCTTACACTTCTTGTTTGGGTACAAACACATTCTGGAATGGATGTTGGGTTTGGTGTCTCTGCCGCTGCTATGGCTTTGGGCTTAATTACTTTAGTTGCTGGCACTCTTTTTTACAGAAATAAACCTCCTCAAGGAAGCATTTTCACTCCAATTGCACAG GTTTTGGTGGCTGCATTCTTAAACAGAAAGCATATTTCTCCATCAGATGCACGTATGCTTCATGGGACCCACACCATCAAGAATGTCAATCCCACATTGTCTCATGATAATATGGGTATTCTCCTTCACACCAGTCGATTCAG ATTCTTGGACAAGGCTTGTATAAAAGTGCAAGATGGAAATAACACAAAAGAGATAAGTCGATGGAGACTTTGCACAATAACACAAGTAGAGCAAGTGAAGATCCTAATTTCAGTCATTCCCATATTTGCTTGCACTATAATTTTCAATACCATTTTAGCGCAACTTCAAACTTTTTCAGTCCAACAAGGAAGTGCCATGAACACTAAACTAACTAAAAATTTCCATATCCCTCCAGCTTCTCTTCAATCAATTCCTTACATATTGTTAATCTTCATAGTCCCTCTCTATGATACATTTTTCGTCCCATTCGCGAGAAAATTCACCGGTCATGATTCAG GTATCACCCCTCTGCAACGTATAGGTCTTGGCCTATTTATCGCGACTTTCTCCATGGTATCAGCAGCCTTAATGGAAAACAAAAGGAGAATTTCTGCAGTGAACGAAAATAAAACCATATCAATATTTTGGATAACCCcacaatttttgatttttggattATCTGAAATGTTCACTGCAGTTGGACTTATTGAGTTCTTTTACAAACAATCTTTAAAAGGGATGCAATCCTTTTTAACAGCCATTACTTATTGCTCATATTCATTTGGCTTTTATTTAAGCTCAGTTCTTGTTTCTTTAGTAAATAAGATCACTTCAAATTCATCACATGGTGGCTGGCTTAGTGACAATAATCTTAACAAAGACAGACTGGATCTTTTCTATTGGTTGCTGGCAGTGCTGAGCTTTCTCAACTTCTTCAACTATCTGTTTTGGGCTACATGGTATTCGAAAAATCAAACTACATCAGCAACAATACAGCAAGATTTTAATTCCAAAGTTGTTGGAGATGATAGTATAGCATAA